A stretch of the Porifericola rhodea genome encodes the following:
- the smpB gene encoding SsrA-binding protein SmpB produces MAKNEKQRFSNNININNRKARHEYQFLEKYIAGIQLTGTEIKSIREGKVNLQEGYCYMKKGEMFVKQMHISPYKQGTHYNHEADRERKLLLTKKELDKIESKTNEKGLTLVPIRLFINDRGLAKLEIALAKGKKLYDKREDIKKKDVKRELDRMRM; encoded by the coding sequence ATGGCAAAAAACGAAAAGCAGAGATTTTCTAACAACATAAATATTAACAACCGTAAGGCTCGTCACGAGTATCAGTTTCTGGAAAAATATATAGCTGGTATTCAACTTACTGGTACCGAAATAAAGTCAATTCGAGAAGGAAAAGTGAATTTACAGGAAGGTTACTGTTATATGAAAAAGGGAGAAATGTTCGTTAAACAGATGCATATATCTCCTTATAAACAGGGAACCCATTATAATCATGAGGCGGATCGTGAGCGTAAGTTATTGCTCACAAAAAAAGAATTAGACAAAATAGAATCTAAGACTAACGAAAAAGGACTCACACTTGTACCTATTCGTCTCTTTATCAATGACCGTGGTCTGGCTAAGCTGGAAATTGCTTTAGCTAAGGGTAAAAAGTTGTATGATAAAAGAGAAGATATTAAAAAGAAAGATGTGAAGCGTGAACTGGACAGAATGCGCATGTAA